The genomic interval ATTCCAGGCACGTCCAGAAGATCTTCGGGAGAACGAAAGGGACCGTTTTTCTCTCGGTACTCGACAATGGCTTTTGCCTTTACCTCACCTATGTAGGGAAGGGTTTCGAGTTCTTCAACCGAAGCTGTGTTCACGTTCAGTTTTGTGACTTCTCTTTTGATATGTTGTTCAACTCCTTCGACGGTCACATATCTGGAAATCTTCTCCAGGGTTTTTTCTCCGATTCCAGAGACGTTCTTCAATTCTTCCACGCTCGAAAATCCACCATGTGACTCTCTGTAATCGATGATCCTCTGGGCTTTCACAGGCCCGATCCCTGGAATCGACATCAAGTCTTCCAGAGAAGCGGTGTTCAGCTCCACAGGAAAGGCGACAACCTTCTGAGAGGATGTTGTGTCCTCTTCTGTTTTCGTTTCTCGTTCCATAACAATTCCAAGCAATATGAAGAAAACAAGTGCCACGAATAGAATTGTTCTTTGATGTTGCTTTCTGAGTCTCAAGGACTGATCAGCCTCCCGGCGTATCCCGGCCTGTTCACCTTCACCCGCTTCATGATGTCTTCCCAGTTCAGTTTTTCAAAGTAATCTTCGGCAAGTCGGAGTGTTGGAAAAGCTCCCACCACCACGGAGTAGTACTTCTTATCCAGTTTCTGGAAGGCGTAAACGTAGGAAGGATAACCTGCCACTCTCAAATCGTAAGCGAGTTCTTTTGAAATACTCTCAGACAGCGTTGTTATCACAAAGACTCCATAAAGGGACCTCTGGGCAACCTGCGAGAAATCCTCGAACTCACCGAGGAGCACCACCGAATAGGTGTCCGTTGAAACAGGAGAAATGAGATACGGAAGACCCGACCTCCTGATGATCCTCAGAGCATCTTCCTTCTTCACAACGAAGGAAGAAACCACCTGATCTTCAGAGACGAAATCCGCCATCTCGTCTCTCAACTTCTCGTAGTCGAACTCCTCGAATTCCACGAGGAGGGGAGTCGGTGGAGGTGTTACCGAAATGGATGCCTCTATTTCTTCAGGTATCTTCAACTCCACGGGCTTTATCTCCACGATCTCTACTTTCACGTTCCTGAGCTGGAATTTCAAATAAATATTCCAGGACAGCAGAGCTATAGCCACACCGAAAATAACTACGATCAGCCAGAACAAAAACCTTGACTGGCCATCGGAGAGAGTGATTCTGGCCATCTCTCACGCCCCCAGATACCTGATGAGAAGATCGACCGTTGCCTCAACGTCATCTGGTGCGATCATCTCACTGGGTGAGTGAACGTATCGTGTGGGAATAGACACCGTGGCCGAAGGAATTCCTTCTTTAGTCCGCTGGTACCCCATGGCGTTCGTACCGCCGAACGTCAGAACCTCCATCTGATACTTTATATCGAATTTTTCCGCGATTTCTATCAAATTTTCGAGGATGCGTTTGCTGCTGATCGATGCCCTGTCTTTCACTTTCAGAGCGGGTCCACCGGAGAGCCTCATTGCGTGTCTCTTGATGGCCTTCGGAGTGTCTGCCGAATCAGTCACATCGATCGCGATGGCCTCGTCCGCTGGTACGCCGTACCCCGCTACCGAGGCACCGACCAGTCCCACTTCTTCCTGAACACTGAAAACACCGTAGAGCGTAACAGCGGGTTTGATTCTTTTGAAAACTTCCACGATCACGGCACATCCTATCCTGTCATCCATCGCCTTCGAGACGTATTTCCCGGAAACCTCAACGAATCCACTGTCGTAGACACCGAAGCTTCCAATCGGACACATCTTCTGCGCTTCTTCCCTGGAATTTGCACCGATATCGACGAACAGCCTGTCGAATGAGAGCTTTCTCACATTCTCCTGCCTTTCTTCTGTTGTTTCACCTTCCATACCAACAACGCCTATTGTACCGTTTTCGAACCTGATCCTTTTTCCAAGAAGCATGTACGGAGAGACACCGCCGACGGGTTCTATCGTCAGAAATCCCTTGTCGTCCACATTTGTGACGACAACACCTATCTCATCTATGTGAGCGTCCAGTATCACCTTTTTCTCGCCGCTTCCTTTCCAAACAATGAGATTGCCGAGCCCATCGATCCTGTGGCCATCTATGTGCCCTTCGAGTTCCTCGAGGATGATTCTTCTCACCTCTTCTTCCCGTCCACTTGGGCCAAAGGCTTCCGTCAGCTTCCTGATCAGTTCCTTCATGAGACCACCTCCACGATTTTTCCTTCCTCGACAAGTACTTTTATGAGTTTCTTCGTGTTTTCGTAGTCGTTCAAATCTATGATCGAATTCGGACTGTGGATGTACCGTGCTGGAGTGGAGATCACACCTGCTGGCACTCCGTAGGCGGTTCTGGCGTAACGTCCCGCGTCCGTTCCCCCAGCGGTTCTTCTCTTCATCTGAAACGGAATGTCGTTGTTCTTCGCTGTATCCACGATAGTTTGAAAGATCTCCTTTGGGATCACGTATCCCCTGTGAAAAAAGGTGATGGCAGGACCGTCACCCAGATGTGTTGCCCATTTCCTTTCCTCCAGTTCCGGATTGTCGCCGGCCGTGGTGGTTTCCACGACGATGGCACAGGTGGGTTTCAGCTGTTCCACCACAACTGCACTTCCACGAAGTCCCGTCTCTTCCTGAACTGTGAAGACAAAGTACGTATCGTAGGCAGGACTCACACCGCTTTCGAGAACATCGATCAGAACAGAACACCCCGCTCTGTCGTCGAACGCTTTCCCGACTGCCCGGCCGTTCTTTTCGATGTAATCACTCACGAAAGAGACGTAGTCTCCTATTGATACGTACTTTTTCGCTTCGTCTGCAGAAGAAAAACCAAAATCAATTCTCAGATTCTCAAACCTTGGGGGAGTGTTCTCTTCATCGCGCTGAAGGTGGATCGGTCTGTAGCCGATAACTCCTTTGAGATTCTTCACCTGAACCACCTTTCCGGGAAGTATCCTGGAATCGACTCCTCCAATGGGCAAGAACGCCACTTTTCCGTCCTTTTCTATTTTGCTCACAACGAAACCGACCTCATCCATGTGAGCCGAAACGAGCAGTTTTTTCGAAGAATCTCTTCCTCTTTTCAAAGCTATCAAATTCCCAAGGACATCGGTGTAAAGGTTGTCAACGAGACTTTCTATCTTTGACTTTATGAAATCCCTGACCTTCCCTTCATCTCCAGACACACCCGGTATCATCGAAAGTTCTTTGAGATACATCTGTCACACCTCCAGTTCTACCGCGACAAGGGAGAGAAGTCTTGCGAGTTCCTCCACATCGCGCGGGTCCACCATTTCAACGGGAGTGTGCATGTACTTCAAGGGAATGGATATGAGAGACGTTCTAACACCGTTTCGAACAAGCTGAACGAAATCCGTTTCCGTGCCGGACCTTCCACCAACCGCTTCTTCCTGAAGAGAAACGTTGTGTTTATTCGCTATCTCGATGACCTTCTGAACAAGATTCCTATCCACAACCGGTCCCAGGCCTATCACCGGACCTTTTCCAAGCTCTATGTGATCACTGAATGGAGGCTCGGAAGCGAACGTAACGTCCATCACGATCGCCACGTCGGGGTTTATCTCGTACGCGCCTGTGAGAGCCCCCAGACACCCTGTCTCTTCCTGAACAGAAAAGACCACATAGACATCCCATGGGTGATCGTACTTTTTGAGAAATTCGAGTGCTTTCACAAGAACTCCACAGCTCGCTCTGTTGTCCAAAGCCTTCCCAACCACCTTCCCATTCGTTTCGAAAGCCGTCTGATCTATCACTGCAATGTCACCTACACGAACATCTCTTTCACACAGAGATAAATCGACGAAGATTTCATCGTATGTGAGGACTTTCTTTCTGGATTCCGAATCTTGCAAGTGTGGAGCGAGCATTCCGATCACACCGTGTTCGATCCCGTTTTTTGTGTAGATACGGATTTTCGAAGCATAAACGACCTTCGGATCCACTCCACCCACGGGCTCGAGTCTGGCGAACTGCCCCTCCACCTTCGAAACAACAAAACCGATTTCATCCACGTGGGCAAAAAACGCGAGTTTTCCTATCCCTTTTCCCTTTTTGTATCCGATCAGACTTCCGTGGCGGGTTGTTTTCGCTTCGTCCACGAAAGGTTCAATGACTGACTTTATGTAAGAAACCACATTCGTCTCGTAACCTGAAGGGCCGTCGAGGTTCGACAGTTCCACCAAGAGTTTTCCGGTTTCCATCTTCATTCACTCCTTTCGAAGCTCACCTTGTCGAACGGTTCGATCACTATCCGATTTCCCTTCACATGTGCAATAGAAGGTACGTTCTCTTCTCCTTTGGAATGCGTGATAAAACCCGCTATTTGAATGAGGGAGGTTTGAAGATCGAGGGCGGCTACCACAGCCTGTTCTCCTTCGTTCAATCCCGCACGTATGTTGCCCTG from Thermotoga sp. Mc24 carries:
- a CDS encoding ComEA family DNA-binding protein, whose protein sequence is MRLRKQHQRTILFVALVFFILLGIVMERETKTEEDTTSSQKVVAFPVELNTASLEDLMSIPGIGPVKAQRIIDYRESHGGFSSVEELKNVSGIGEKTLEKISRYVTVEGVEQHIKREVTKLNVNTASVEELETLPYIGEVKAKAIVEYREKNGPFRSPEDLLDVPGIGEKTLEKIRGKITF
- a CDS encoding M42 family metallopeptidase, whose amino-acid sequence is MKELIRKLTEAFGPSGREEEVRRIILEELEGHIDGHRIDGLGNLIVWKGSGEKKVILDAHIDEIGVVVTNVDDKGFLTIEPVGGVSPYMLLGKRIRFENGTIGVVGMEGETTEERQENVRKLSFDRLFVDIGANSREEAQKMCPIGSFGVYDSGFVEVSGKYVSKAMDDRIGCAVIVEVFKRIKPAVTLYGVFSVQEEVGLVGASVAGYGVPADEAIAIDVTDSADTPKAIKRHAMRLSGGPALKVKDRASISSKRILENLIEIAEKFDIKYQMEVLTFGGTNAMGYQRTKEGIPSATVSIPTRYVHSPSEMIAPDDVEATVDLLIRYLGA
- a CDS encoding M42 family metallopeptidase → MYLKELSMIPGVSGDEGKVRDFIKSKIESLVDNLYTDVLGNLIALKRGRDSSKKLLVSAHMDEVGFVVSKIEKDGKVAFLPIGGVDSRILPGKVVQVKNLKGVIGYRPIHLQRDEENTPPRFENLRIDFGFSSADEAKKYVSIGDYVSFVSDYIEKNGRAVGKAFDDRAGCSVLIDVLESGVSPAYDTYFVFTVQEETGLRGSAVVVEQLKPTCAIVVETTTAGDNPELEERKWATHLGDGPAITFFHRGYVIPKEIFQTIVDTAKNNDIPFQMKRRTAGGTDAGRYARTAYGVPAGVISTPARYIHSPNSIIDLNDYENTKKLIKVLVEEGKIVEVVS
- a CDS encoding M42 family metallopeptidase, which translates into the protein METGKLLVELSNLDGPSGYETNVVSYIKSVIEPFVDEAKTTRHGSLIGYKKGKGIGKLAFFAHVDEIGFVVSKVEGQFARLEPVGGVDPKVVYASKIRIYTKNGIEHGVIGMLAPHLQDSESRKKVLTYDEIFVDLSLCERDVRVGDIAVIDQTAFETNGKVVGKALDNRASCGVLVKALEFLKKYDHPWDVYVVFSVQEETGCLGALTGAYEINPDVAIVMDVTFASEPPFSDHIELGKGPVIGLGPVVDRNLVQKVIEIANKHNVSLQEEAVGGRSGTETDFVQLVRNGVRTSLISIPLKYMHTPVEMVDPRDVEELARLLSLVAVELEV